The Hymenobacter oligotrophus genome has a window encoding:
- a CDS encoding amidohydrolase family protein: protein MIQSAAHPNQSSLVLPPSSLTVDIHTHILPKQWPDLRERYGYGGFIRLEHHKPCCARMMQDDKFFREIQDNCWDPAVRLRECQHFGVDVQVLSTVPVMFSYWAKPHDALDLSRLLNDHLAGVVADYPDRFAGLGTIPMQAPELAVKELERCVKELGLIGVQIGSHVNDWNLDAPELFEVFAAAEELGAAVFVHPWDMMAQQKMPKYWLPWLVGMPAESTLALCSLVFGGVLERLPKLRVAVAHGGGTFAATIGRIEHGFQVRPDLCAIDNPVNPREYLGRFWVDSLVHDPMMLDYLVKTVGPEKIVLGTDYPFPLGELEPGQLIRSMPYADDVKARMLGQNALDWMGMPAEHFSKHLLGRASARRG from the coding sequence ATGATCCAGTCTGCTGCCCACCCCAATCAGTCCTCCTTGGTCCTTCCTCCTTCCTCCTTAACGGTAGACATCCACACCCACATCCTGCCCAAGCAGTGGCCCGATTTGCGCGAGCGATACGGCTACGGCGGCTTCATTCGGTTGGAGCACCACAAGCCCTGCTGCGCCCGCATGATGCAGGACGACAAGTTCTTCCGCGAAATCCAGGACAACTGCTGGGACCCCGCCGTGCGCCTGCGCGAGTGCCAGCACTTTGGGGTGGATGTGCAGGTACTGAGCACGGTACCCGTGATGTTCAGCTATTGGGCCAAGCCCCACGATGCCCTCGACCTGAGCCGCCTGCTCAACGACCACCTGGCCGGCGTGGTGGCCGACTACCCCGACCGCTTTGCTGGCCTGGGCACCATTCCGATGCAAGCGCCCGAGCTGGCCGTTAAGGAGCTGGAGCGCTGTGTAAAAGAACTCGGGCTGATCGGCGTGCAAATCGGTTCGCACGTCAACGACTGGAACCTCGATGCCCCCGAACTGTTCGAGGTGTTTGCGGCGGCCGAGGAGTTGGGCGCGGCCGTGTTTGTGCACCCCTGGGACATGATGGCCCAGCAAAAAATGCCCAAGTATTGGCTGCCGTGGCTGGTGGGCATGCCCGCCGAAAGCACCCTAGCGCTCTGCTCGCTGGTGTTTGGCGGGGTGCTGGAGCGCTTGCCCAAGCTGCGCGTGGCCGTAGCGCACGGCGGCGGCACCTTTGCGGCCACCATCGGGCGCATCGAGCACGGCTTTCAGGTACGCCCCGACCTCTGCGCCATCGATAACCCCGTGAACCCGCGCGAGTACCTAGGGCGCTTTTGGGTTGATTCGCTGGTGCACGACCCGATGATGCTTGATTACCTGGTAAAAACCGTAGGCCCCGAAAAAATCGTGCTCGGTACCGATTACCCTTTCCCGCTCGGCGAGCTGGAGCCCGGCCAGCTAATTCGCTCCATGCCCTACGCCGACGACGTGAAGGCCCGCATGCTCGGCCAAAACGCCCTGGACTGGATGGGCATGCCGGCCGAGCATTTCAGCAAGCACCTGCTGGGCCGTGCCAGTGCCCGGCGCGGCTAA
- the kynU gene encoding kynureninase, with the protein MTFQNTHSFALQLDAADPLRAFRERFHIPAGPNGQPAIYCCGNSLGLLPKNARAAVEQEFRSWEERAVEGHFHGTSPWMHYHETLTDATARVVGAKPLEVVVMNNLTTNLHLLLISFYRPAGKRYKVLMEGGAFPSDQYALESQVKLHGYAPDDAIVELVPRPGEHTLRTQDIEARIAELGEELALVLLGGVNYYTGQAFDMAAITRAGHAAGAVVGFDLAHAAGNLVLHLHDWDVDFACWCTYKYLNSGPGGTSGVFVHERFAHQPDLPRLAGWWGHDPADRFQMKKGFRPMPGAAGWQLSNGQIFPMAIHRAALAVVEEAGGMPALRSKSEQLTGYLAFVLREAGLPANELEIITPENPAERGCQLSVLVHREGRALFDYLAAQGIVADWREPNVIRLAPVPLYNSFEEVWRIGQAFAQWANRSAR; encoded by the coding sequence ATGACGTTTCAGAACACCCATAGTTTCGCCCTCCAACTCGATGCGGCCGACCCGCTCCGCGCGTTTCGGGAGCGGTTTCACATTCCTGCCGGGCCCAACGGCCAGCCGGCTATTTACTGCTGCGGCAACTCGCTGGGGCTGCTGCCCAAAAACGCCCGCGCGGCCGTGGAGCAGGAGTTCCGGAGCTGGGAGGAGCGCGCTGTAGAGGGCCACTTTCATGGCACCTCGCCCTGGATGCACTACCACGAAACCCTCACCGACGCCACCGCGCGGGTAGTTGGGGCCAAACCCCTGGAAGTGGTGGTGATGAACAACCTCACCACCAACCTGCACCTGCTGCTGATCTCGTTTTACCGCCCCGCCGGCAAGCGCTACAAAGTGCTGATGGAGGGCGGCGCGTTTCCTTCGGATCAGTACGCCCTGGAAAGCCAGGTGAAGCTGCACGGCTACGCCCCCGACGACGCCATTGTAGAGCTGGTGCCCCGCCCGGGCGAGCATACCCTGCGCACCCAGGACATTGAAGCGCGCATCGCGGAGTTGGGCGAAGAGCTGGCCTTGGTGCTCCTAGGTGGCGTAAACTACTACACCGGCCAGGCCTTCGACATGGCCGCCATTACGCGCGCCGGCCACGCCGCCGGGGCCGTGGTAGGGTTCGACCTGGCCCACGCGGCCGGTAACCTGGTGCTGCACCTGCACGATTGGGACGTTGACTTTGCTTGCTGGTGCACCTACAAGTACCTGAATTCGGGCCCGGGCGGCACTTCCGGCGTATTCGTGCACGAGCGGTTTGCCCACCAACCCGATTTGCCGCGCCTGGCCGGCTGGTGGGGCCACGACCCCGCCGACCGTTTCCAGATGAAAAAAGGCTTCCGGCCGATGCCCGGGGCAGCGGGTTGGCAGCTTTCCAACGGGCAAATATTCCCGATGGCCATTCATCGCGCCGCGCTGGCGGTGGTTGAGGAAGCCGGCGGCATGCCGGCGCTGCGTAGCAAAAGCGAGCAGCTGACGGGCTACCTCGCGTTTGTGCTGCGCGAAGCCGGCCTGCCGGCCAACGAGCTGGAAATCATTACGCCCGAAAATCCGGCCGAGCGCGGCTGCCAGCTTTCGGTGCTGGTGCACCGCGAGGGCCGCGCTTTGTTCGACTACCTGGCCGCGCAAGGCATTGTGGCCGATTGGCGCGAGCCGAACGTTATCCGGCTGGCGCCCGTGCCGCTCTACAACTCGTTCGAGGAGGTGTGGCGCATTGGGCAAGCGTTTGCGCAGTGGGCCAACCGATCGGCGCGCTAA
- a CDS encoding four helix bundle protein: protein MTKDDAAGSQVRSNVLLDKSFAFAVRIVRLSRYLREQRCEAELVRQLLRSGTAIGANAEEAAGGISKAEFSQKIGIAYKEARETSYWLRLLREVGSLEPAAYESLQADCDELCRISRAILNSTRENRRAAS, encoded by the coding sequence ATGACGAAGGATGATGCCGCAGGCTCGCAAGTGCGCAGCAATGTGCTGCTAGATAAGTCCTTCGCGTTTGCGGTGCGCATTGTTCGGCTGAGCCGGTATTTGCGCGAGCAACGTTGCGAAGCCGAGCTGGTGCGCCAACTGCTGCGCAGCGGTACTGCAATCGGAGCCAACGCCGAAGAAGCAGCCGGCGGCATCTCTAAAGCCGAGTTTTCGCAGAAAATCGGTATAGCTTACAAAGAAGCGCGCGAAACCTCCTATTGGCTTCGGCTCTTGCGCGAAGTAGGCTCGCTGGAGCCAGCTGCTTACGAAAGCCTGCAAGCCGATTGTGACGAGCTGTGCCGCATCAGCCGCGCCATCCTCAACTCAACGCGCGAAAACCGTCGTGCTGCCTCCTGA